In one window of Lacticaseibacillus casei DSM 20011 = JCM 1134 = ATCC 393 DNA:
- a CDS encoding LPXTG cell wall anchor domain-containing protein → MNKGHQQQYGRGFVLAAVALAGFGLVNAQPTQAATSASGSASQAVEQASAVKQVAAKDQTLVFALLNGIAANYHQAITVQIVAADNGQVVATKTLASTDEDEPSASVSGLKIGAADGLQTGHTYRLQVVASGNQGWKAVPDSFVYTPGQTTKIEMDKYTYQRGERAFQLVDQQTKQPLANVKVAAIPNLVDGAKSAIVKTTDAQGRVTFSTDDPQFKRNVFYHFELPDKHVTVGYNWNLIGGEKADDKAAVVSVKMPAVASSSSQASQASSQASQKPSQAPSQKPSADPSAQSNQLSLRPSSSASASQKASVESVTAQTSQAASSVESGSTHGLPKTGEALGQSGLLAGLATLLSALGAWLWRRQG, encoded by the coding sequence ATGAATAAGGGGCATCAACAGCAGTACGGACGCGGATTTGTTCTGGCGGCGGTGGCATTGGCAGGTTTTGGCTTGGTGAATGCCCAACCGACTCAGGCGGCAACATCTGCTAGCGGTTCCGCTAGTCAGGCAGTTGAGCAGGCATCTGCTGTCAAGCAAGTTGCGGCTAAGGATCAAACGCTGGTTTTCGCATTACTTAATGGGATTGCGGCGAATTATCACCAGGCGATCACGGTGCAGATTGTTGCTGCCGATAACGGTCAGGTGGTCGCAACCAAAACGTTAGCATCAACTGATGAAGATGAACCATCAGCATCCGTCAGCGGGTTAAAGATCGGTGCCGCTGACGGACTACAGACAGGACACACATACCGACTCCAGGTTGTAGCTTCCGGTAACCAAGGCTGGAAGGCCGTGCCAGACAGCTTTGTTTACACACCGGGGCAGACAACCAAAATTGAAATGGACAAGTATACTTATCAAAGAGGCGAGCGGGCGTTCCAACTCGTTGACCAGCAGACCAAGCAGCCCTTGGCAAACGTGAAAGTGGCCGCTATTCCTAACCTGGTTGATGGCGCTAAGTCGGCAATCGTCAAAACAACGGATGCCCAAGGTCGCGTCACTTTTTCAACAGATGATCCGCAATTCAAGCGCAATGTGTTCTATCATTTTGAATTACCGGACAAGCACGTGACAGTGGGCTATAACTGGAACTTAATCGGCGGCGAAAAGGCGGACGACAAGGCAGCGGTCGTTTCAGTGAAAATGCCTGCGGTTGCTTCCTCAAGTTCGCAGGCGTCTCAGGCAAGTTCGCAAGCGTCGCAAAAGCCATCGCAAGCACCATCACAAAAGCCTAGCGCTGACCCGTCCGCCCAGTCAAACCAGCTGTCGCTGCGCCCATCGTCATCAGCGAGTGCCTCCCAAAAAGCCTCGGTTGAGTCGGTAACAGCACAAACGTCGCAGGCGGCTTCGTCCGTGGAAAGTGGATCAACTCACGGATTGCCAAAAACCGGAGAAGCACTTGGCCAATCAGGACTTTTGGCCGGGCTTGCAACCCTGCTTTCGGCTTTAGGCGCTTGGTTGTGGCGTCGCCAAGGCTAA